A DNA window from Flavobacterium sp. contains the following coding sequences:
- a CDS encoding chalcone isomerase family protein produces MKKILLVLTLLLTLQFSTVSAQTQLEVNGVTVPRKIEFQNKTLQLNGAGGRSKMWLEVYVQALYLSQLSQDPKFIIDSDTEMAIRIEITSSMVSSNKLTKAMNVGFEKSAGSNLEQLRPRIEQFKTYLSDAITEKDVFVLAYNPLDQTINVFKNEVLKGKIQGFDFKQALFGIWLSDKPVDETLKKHLLGI; encoded by the coding sequence ATGAAAAAGATTTTACTAGTACTTACACTCCTATTAACTTTACAATTTTCGACGGTTTCTGCCCAAACTCAATTAGAAGTAAATGGCGTAACTGTACCTAGAAAAATAGAATTCCAAAACAAAACGCTGCAATTAAACGGAGCAGGCGGAAGATCAAAAATGTGGTTAGAAGTTTATGTTCAGGCATTGTACTTATCACAATTAAGCCAGGATCCTAAATTTATTATTGACAGCGATACCGAAATGGCAATTCGAATTGAAATCACTTCATCTATGGTTTCTTCAAACAAATTAACAAAAGCAATGAATGTTGGTTTTGAAAAATCTGCCGGAAGCAATCTTGAACAATTACGCCCGAGAATCGAACAGTTCAAAACGTATTTAAGTGACGCAATTACAGAAAAAGATGTTTTCGTTTTAGCATATAATCCGCTGGACCAAACTATCAATGTTTTTAAAAATGAAGTTTTGAAAGGTAAAATTCAGGGATTTGATTTCAAACAAGCATTATTCGGTATCTGGCTTTCAGACAAACCAGTTGACGAAACTTTGAAAAAACATTTATTAGGGATATAA
- a CDS encoding Glu/Leu/Phe/Val dehydrogenase dimerization domain-containing protein yields MKDLLQQFENKAPEIVFNWKDSETEAEGWTVINSLRGGAAGGGTRMRKGLDMNEVLSLAKTMEVKFSVSGPAIGGAKSGINFDPNDPRKKGVLQRWYKAVSPLLKSYYGTGGDLNVDEIHEVIPMTEECGVWHPQEGVFNGHFKPTEADKINRIGQLRQGVIKVIENPKFSPDVTRKYTVADMITGYGVAEAVRHFYATYGGDIKGKKAIVQGFGNVGSAAAFYLAEMGAKVIGIIDRDGGLIKEDGFSFEEIRTLFLNKDGNKLVADNMIPFEEINSKIWTIGAEIFTPCAASRLVTQNQIDSLIANGLEVISCGANVPFADKEIFFGSIMEEVDRKVSLIPDFISNCGMARVFAYFMEKKVQMTDEAIFNDTSEIIKNAIVKAHALNSSKTNISATAFEIALKQLV; encoded by the coding sequence ATGAAAGATTTATTACAACAATTTGAAAACAAGGCGCCTGAAATTGTTTTCAATTGGAAAGATTCAGAAACAGAAGCCGAAGGGTGGACTGTTATTAATTCACTACGCGGAGGAGCTGCTGGTGGAGGAACAAGAATGAGAAAAGGCTTAGACATGAATGAGGTCTTGTCATTGGCTAAAACCATGGAAGTTAAATTCTCTGTTTCAGGCCCTGCCATTGGCGGAGCTAAATCTGGAATAAATTTTGACCCGAACGACCCTCGCAAAAAAGGTGTTTTACAACGCTGGTACAAAGCTGTTTCTCCTTTATTAAAAAGTTACTACGGAACTGGTGGAGATTTGAATGTTGATGAGATTCACGAAGTAATCCCAATGACAGAAGAATGCGGTGTTTGGCATCCTCAGGAAGGTGTATTCAACGGGCATTTTAAACCAACCGAAGCTGATAAAATTAATCGAATTGGCCAGCTGCGTCAGGGAGTAATTAAAGTGATCGAAAACCCCAAATTCTCTCCAGACGTTACCAGAAAATATACCGTTGCTGATATGATTACCGGTTATGGTGTTGCCGAAGCGGTTCGCCATTTTTACGCAACTTACGGCGGAGATATTAAAGGTAAAAAAGCAATCGTACAAGGTTTTGGAAACGTTGGTTCTGCTGCGGCTTTTTATCTAGCTGAAATGGGAGCAAAAGTTATCGGAATTATTGACCGTGACGGAGGTTTGATTAAAGAAGATGGTTTTTCGTTTGAAGAAATCAGAACTTTATTCTTAAACAAAGACGGAAATAAATTAGTTGCCGATAATATGATTCCGTTTGAGGAAATCAATTCTAAAATCTGGACTATTGGTGCAGAAATTTTCACACCTTGTGCGGCTTCAAGACTGGTTACTCAAAACCAAATCGACAGCTTAATCGCAAACGGATTAGAAGTTATTTCTTGTGGAGCGAATGTTCCTTTTGCAGATAAAGAAATTTTCTTCGGTTCTATTATGGAAGAAGTTGATCGTAAAGTAAGTTTGATTCCGGATTTTATTTCAAACTGCGGAATGGCAAGAGTTTTTGCTTATTTCATGGAGAAAAAAGTTCAAATGACAGATGAAGCTATTTTTAACGATACTTCTGAAATTATAAAAAATGCAATTGTAAAAGCGCACGCTTTAAATTCATCAAAAACAAATATCAGTGCAACTGCTTTTGAAATTGCATTGAAACAATTAGTATAA
- a CDS encoding integrase core domain-containing protein yields MRNNSQDSTLERNYLEKYRFLIKEYEQVKNKTHPLHKKAMDFYKANDTCRKSFLKYYNRYKQSGKSLDLLPQKRGPKYKTRRPLPFIERKVIELREKGNNKYEIVSILKPKLGKNTPSYSGVYNILKRNKINRLTPKIKKNHQKIIKERMGQLGHIDCHHLSKSIIKGENRKLYLVCIIDDYSRIAWAELIPDITSLTVMFASLKCLNILSDHYEIKFEEILSDNGPEFGIKTSQQKYNHPFERMLMELGIVHRHTKPYRPQTNGKVERFWRTLEDDLLRETDFDSLEELKEELLQYLYYYNHERPHQGIDGKKPIEMINPLPK; encoded by the coding sequence ATGAGAAATAACAGTCAGGATTCAACATTAGAGAGAAACTATTTAGAGAAGTATCGTTTTTTAATAAAAGAATATGAGCAAGTAAAAAACAAGACTCATCCGTTGCATAAAAAGGCGATGGATTTTTACAAGGCAAATGACACCTGCAGAAAAAGCTTCTTAAAGTATTATAACCGTTATAAGCAGAGCGGTAAGTCTTTGGATCTGCTTCCTCAGAAGCGTGGTCCAAAATACAAGACAAGACGTCCTCTGCCATTTATAGAACGAAAAGTAATTGAATTAAGGGAAAAAGGAAACAACAAATATGAAATTGTTAGTATCTTAAAGCCAAAATTAGGAAAAAACACACCTTCATATTCAGGAGTTTATAATATTTTAAAGCGTAATAAAATAAACAGGTTAACTCCGAAGATTAAAAAGAATCATCAAAAAATAATCAAGGAAAGAATGGGACAGCTTGGTCATATTGATTGTCATCACTTAAGCAAAAGCATCATAAAAGGAGAAAATCGAAAATTGTACTTAGTATGTATAATTGACGACTACAGCCGGATTGCCTGGGCAGAATTAATCCCAGACATCACTAGTTTAACGGTTATGTTTGCGTCATTAAAATGCTTAAACATCTTAAGCGATCATTATGAGATAAAATTTGAAGAGATTTTATCTGACAATGGACCTGAATTTGGAATCAAAACCAGCCAGCAGAAATATAACCATCCTTTTGAGAGAATGCTTATGGAATTGGGAATTGTTCACAGACATACAAAACCTTATAGACCACAGACAAACGGGAAGGTCGAACGCTTCTGGCGAACTCTTGAAGATGATCTGCTCAGAGAAACTGATTTTGATTCTTTGGAAGAACTAAAAGAAGAATTATTGCAATATTTATATTACTATAATCACGAAAGGCCACATCAGGGAATTGATGGAAAAAAGCCAATCGAAATGATAAATCCGTTACCGAAATAA
- a CDS encoding energy transducer TonB — MSFTISSDKKKSLLLTTAIYAAIIVLLFFIRFWPPYNPENNVALADGGGGGGGVTVNFGDSDLGSGANYKSEVLDVKNNVKQAPAKAVEEEAIISQENSKADETDVVIPTKEKPKKPVPVEKPIQKPVPEKPKVSNSTNDALSSILKGSNKGGDGDDKVSGNKGNRGGDLNSKGYYGTGGSGGGTGGGNGTGNGIGNGSGYGAGSGGGSGGGSGYSLNGRKALSKPAPKYTCNEEGTVVVEVTVDQNGKTISATAGIKGTTNKASCLLEQAKIAALNTKWSADDNAAPKQIGRIIYNFNLN, encoded by the coding sequence ATGAGTTTCACTATTTCTTCAGATAAAAAGAAATCATTACTACTCACAACTGCTATATATGCAGCGATCATTGTATTGCTGTTTTTCATACGTTTTTGGCCTCCATACAATCCAGAAAATAACGTTGCCCTTGCAGATGGCGGCGGTGGCGGTGGTGGCGTAACGGTAAATTTTGGTGACAGCGATTTAGGTTCAGGAGCGAATTATAAAAGTGAAGTTCTGGATGTAAAAAACAATGTAAAGCAAGCTCCGGCAAAAGCAGTTGAAGAAGAAGCTATTATTTCTCAGGAAAACTCAAAAGCTGATGAAACTGATGTTGTAATTCCAACAAAAGAAAAACCTAAAAAACCTGTTCCGGTTGAAAAACCAATACAAAAACCTGTTCCTGAAAAACCAAAAGTTTCGAACTCTACAAACGATGCTTTATCGAGTATTTTAAAAGGTTCGAACAAAGGCGGCGATGGTGATGACAAAGTTTCAGGAAATAAAGGTAACCGTGGAGGCGACTTAAACTCTAAAGGTTATTATGGTACTGGCGGTTCTGGCGGAGGAACCGGAGGCGGTAACGGTACCGGAAATGGTATAGGAAACGGAAGCGGTTATGGAGCCGGAAGCGGCGGAGGTTCTGGAGGTGGATCAGGATATTCTTTAAATGGCCGAAAAGCACTTTCTAAACCAGCACCTAAATACACTTGTAACGAAGAAGGAACTGTTGTAGTTGAAGTTACGGTTGATCAAAATGGAAAAACTATAAGTGCTACTGCCGGAATAAAAGGAACAACAAACAAAGCAAGTTGTTTATTAGAACAAGCAAAAATAGCGGCATTAAACACGAAATGGTCTGCTGATGATAATGCTGCGCCAAAACAAATTGGGAGGATTATTTATAATTTCAATTTGAATTAA
- a CDS encoding biopolymer transporter ExbD, producing the protein MSIKRKRRFHAEVATSSLSDIMFFLLLFFLIISTLANPNVIKMTLPKAKSNEKTNKQLISLSVTEDKQFYIDKQPVPFEELETTLMNKIGADKTQTVVVRIPFNLQVQDLVDVLQIGVRNNLKFVIATSPK; encoded by the coding sequence ATGTCAATTAAGAGAAAAAGAAGATTTCACGCCGAGGTTGCGACTTCGTCTTTAAGTGACATTATGTTTTTCCTGTTGTTGTTTTTCTTAATTATTTCAACACTGGCAAATCCGAATGTTATTAAGATGACGCTGCCAAAAGCGAAATCAAATGAAAAAACGAATAAACAATTAATCAGTTTATCCGTTACAGAAGACAAGCAATTTTATATCGATAAACAGCCCGTTCCTTTTGAAGAATTAGAAACAACTTTAATGAATAAAATAGGAGCAGACAAAACGCAGACAGTTGTAGTCCGAATTCCGTTTAATTTGCAGGTTCAGGATTTAGTTGATGTTTTACAGATAGGAGTGAGGAACAATTTGAAGTTTGTAATTGCTACGAGTCCTAAGTAA
- a CDS encoding MotA/TolQ/ExbB proton channel family protein: MFSYIQLQADTLANASNVVIEKVAHPETEISVLGFILKGGFFLIPIALLLFYTIYVIFERYLYIQKASRIDARLMQDVGDKLHAGNIELARTIVERNDTAVGNILKEGVLVIGRPIAEIESNMDRAADIEIGEMERRLGHLGLIAGIAPTLGFIGTISGVIKIFYSISVTENISIGNISGGLYEKMISSGSGLIVGIIAYSAYHLLNGKIDDFALKIQKQILEFVNIIQRS, from the coding sequence ATGTTTAGCTACATTCAATTACAAGCTGATACTCTTGCAAACGCCTCAAACGTAGTGATCGAAAAGGTTGCTCATCCGGAAACTGAAATTTCTGTTTTAGGTTTTATCTTAAAAGGAGGTTTCTTCTTAATACCAATTGCACTTTTATTATTCTATACAATTTACGTAATTTTTGAACGCTATTTATATATACAAAAAGCTTCAAGAATCGACGCCAGATTAATGCAGGATGTTGGCGATAAATTGCACGCCGGAAACATTGAATTGGCTAGAACAATTGTAGAGAGAAATGATACCGCTGTTGGAAATATTCTAAAAGAAGGAGTTTTAGTAATTGGAAGACCAATTGCCGAAATAGAATCCAACATGGACCGCGCCGCTGATATTGAAATTGGTGAAATGGAAAGACGTTTAGGTCATTTAGGACTTATCGCCGGGATCGCACCAACTCTTGGTTTTATCGGAACAATTTCTGGAGTAATTAAAATTTTCTACAGTATTTCGGTTACAGAAAATATCAGTATCGGAAATATCTCAGGAGGTTTGTACGAGAAAATGATCAGTTCAGGATCTGGACTTATCGTGGGAATTATCGCGTATAGCGCTTACCACTTACTGAACGGAAAAATTGACGATTTTGCTTTAAAAATTCAGAAACAAATATTAGAATTTGTAAACATAATTCAAAGATCATAA
- a CDS encoding folylpolyglutamate synthase/dihydrofolate synthase family protein, which yields MNYQETTNWMFNQLPMYQLQGASAYKEDLTNIKLLAEHLGNPEKNLKTIHVAGTNGKGSTSHMLASILQEAGYKVGLYTSPHLKDFRERIKINGQEISEDFVCDFIAKHKSFFEANDMSFFEMSVGLAFDYFVSEKVDIAVIEVGLGGRLDATNIITPLVSVITNIGLDHTQFLGNTLEAIAGEKAGIIKPNVPVVIGEYTPETQPVFLAKAEANNAPISFASDLIDQIYLSDLIGDYQFHNKKTVQQTISILNNQTDFKVSTEQLKEGLLNVVKNTGLQGRWQQLGENPKIICDTAHNKHGLAVVMNQLQNEKYEKLHIVLGVVNDKDLDSILPLFPKEAQYYFCSPNSARGLPTETLQNAAEKFSLIGEKYDSVESAFAKARENASKNDFIYVGGSTFVVAELPL from the coding sequence ATGAACTATCAGGAAACAACAAACTGGATGTTTAATCAATTACCAATGTATCAGCTTCAGGGTGCTTCGGCATACAAAGAAGATCTGACAAACATCAAGTTACTGGCAGAGCATCTTGGAAATCCCGAAAAGAATTTAAAAACGATTCATGTTGCGGGAACAAACGGAAAAGGCTCAACTTCTCACATGCTGGCTTCAATTTTGCAGGAAGCGGGTTATAAAGTGGGTTTGTACACTTCGCCGCACTTAAAAGATTTCAGGGAAAGAATTAAAATAAATGGTCAGGAAATTTCAGAAGATTTTGTCTGTGACTTTATTGCTAAACACAAAAGTTTCTTTGAGGCAAATGACATGAGTTTCTTCGAAATGTCGGTTGGTTTAGCGTTTGATTATTTTGTTTCTGAAAAAGTTGATATTGCCGTGATTGAGGTTGGTTTGGGCGGAAGACTTGACGCAACGAATATTATTACGCCTTTGGTTTCGGTAATTACAAATATTGGTTTAGATCACACGCAGTTTTTAGGAAATACGCTTGAAGCCATTGCAGGTGAAAAAGCCGGAATCATTAAACCCAATGTTCCGGTTGTTATTGGTGAATATACTCCAGAAACGCAACCTGTTTTTTTGGCTAAAGCCGAAGCAAACAACGCACCGATTTCTTTCGCTTCTGATTTAATTGATCAAATTTATTTGTCTGATTTAATTGGCGATTATCAGTTTCATAATAAAAAAACGGTTCAGCAGACGATTTCAATTCTGAACAATCAAACCGATTTTAAAGTTTCAACAGAACAATTAAAAGAAGGTTTATTGAATGTTGTAAAAAATACCGGTTTACAAGGAAGATGGCAGCAATTGGGCGAAAACCCGAAAATTATCTGCGACACAGCTCACAACAAACACGGATTAGCCGTTGTGATGAATCAGCTTCAAAATGAAAAATATGAAAAACTGCATATTGTTCTGGGTGTTGTAAACGATAAAGATTTGGATTCTATTTTACCACTTTTCCCAAAAGAGGCGCAATATTATTTCTGCAGTCCAAATTCGGCGAGAGGTTTACCTACCGAAACTTTGCAAAATGCGGCTGAAAAATTCAGTTTAATTGGAGAAAAATACGATTCTGTTGAAAGCGCTTTCGCGAAAGCCAGAGAAAATGCATCAAAAAATGATTTTATTTACGTTGGCGGAAGTACTTTTGTCGTTGCCGAACTGCCTTTGTAA
- a CDS encoding serine hydrolase domain-containing protein encodes MNTIITKIKFFVFTVALFTYGHFYGQTNNVETKLDSLFQKALESKTFNGNVLIAKKGKILYEKAFGQADASNTILLNKEYRFHIGSIAKEFNSVGIMMLKEQGKLKLDDPVSKFLPELPSWTNKIKIINLLQYTSGLPQIKWSEVNQDSDNMAFLLKTSELDFEPGTKYDYNNNNVFLQRRIIEKITKMSFNSFVIKKILKPIGIKNAVVDPDDKEPLFAKSYNSKGKQDILKYNISGWTALNLKDFYKWSEAINSFKIINSESTRQLFEPFSKDNQTGLGGGSIENGKVTSHIHDGAAFNYQALLISNPNFTIILMTNNKQNNLEEISNSIKSIVDK; translated from the coding sequence ATGAACACTATCATAACAAAGATCAAATTTTTTGTTTTTACAGTAGCATTATTTACATACGGTCATTTTTACGGCCAGACAAATAACGTAGAAACTAAGCTGGACAGTCTATTTCAAAAAGCACTTGAATCGAAAACTTTTAACGGAAATGTTTTAATTGCTAAAAAAGGTAAAATACTTTACGAAAAAGCTTTTGGTCAAGCTGATGCGAGTAATACTATTCTATTAAATAAAGAGTATCGTTTTCATATTGGTTCGATTGCTAAAGAATTTAATTCTGTTGGAATTATGATGCTTAAAGAACAGGGGAAATTAAAATTGGATGATCCGGTTTCGAAATTCCTTCCGGAACTTCCATCCTGGACCAATAAAATTAAAATCATAAATCTGCTTCAATATACAAGCGGACTTCCGCAGATAAAATGGAGTGAAGTAAATCAGGATTCAGACAATATGGCTTTTCTGTTAAAGACTTCAGAACTTGATTTTGAACCGGGAACAAAGTATGATTACAACAATAATAATGTGTTTTTGCAAAGACGTATTATTGAGAAAATCACCAAAATGAGTTTTAATTCGTTTGTGATAAAGAAAATCTTAAAACCTATTGGAATCAAAAATGCAGTTGTCGATCCTGATGACAAAGAGCCTCTTTTTGCAAAATCTTACAACAGTAAAGGAAAACAGGATATTCTGAAATACAACATTTCCGGCTGGACGGCCTTGAACTTAAAAGATTTTTACAAATGGTCAGAAGCTATTAATTCTTTTAAAATTATCAATTCTGAATCTACACGTCAGCTTTTTGAACCTTTTTCTAAAGATAATCAAACGGGTCTTGGCGGCGGATCTATCGAAAACGGGAAAGTTACCAGTCATATTCATGATGGCGCTGCTTTTAATTATCAGGCTTTGTTAATCAGTAATCCTAATTTTACGATTATTTTAATGACTAATAATAAACAGAATAATTTGGAAGAAATTAGTAATTCGATAAAAAGTATAGTTGATAAATAA
- a CDS encoding HAMP domain-containing sensor histidine kinase, which produces MFKSLQTYKLLFFRLLAIVVAIEISIYFFKTDLFFTGIFGFFIVFLLVREMYFYVRNFVLLYDKTISSILQNDFSSDFTKHKTDKNYDELFQLYDTLKSRQNEQISKDIIYRSILNNIETGIIILEKQENDWDIFLMNDYFSSHFNVPKVSKWKYLKNQLSSLCEIIEKDDFHEIKTSVDISINEQLPQTFVLQASRTEIFERNYCIVLLDSIQNVVEKKEKDAWVNLMKVISHELLNSITPIRSICQNLQDLVEQDSLSAEDLEDIKNSVETMLRRSDHLQKFVEGYRKLAMLPSPKKQETELQHLIENCIQIMNPLFKKDDIEIVNTILQKRIINVDQQQTEQVIINLLTNSIYALKNSEQKQIIISAETKENRTFIRIIDNGYGIEKEIENKIFLPFFTTRTEGAGIGLTLSKNIIEAHGGYISFKTENGRTVFEICLVEG; this is translated from the coding sequence ATGTTTAAATCACTGCAAACTTATAAATTGCTTTTTTTTCGACTGCTGGCTATAGTCGTGGCAATAGAAATTTCGATTTATTTCTTCAAAACCGATTTGTTTTTTACGGGGATATTTGGCTTTTTTATCGTTTTTCTACTCGTTCGCGAAATGTATTTTTACGTTCGGAATTTTGTTTTGCTTTACGATAAAACCATTTCTTCGATTTTGCAAAATGACTTTTCATCGGATTTTACAAAGCATAAAACCGATAAGAATTACGACGAATTATTTCAATTATACGATACGCTCAAAAGCAGGCAGAACGAACAAATTTCAAAAGACATTATTTACCGTTCGATTTTAAATAATATCGAAACCGGAATTATCATTTTAGAAAAACAGGAAAACGACTGGGATATTTTTCTAATGAACGATTATTTTTCGTCACACTTTAATGTGCCTAAAGTTTCGAAATGGAAATATCTTAAAAACCAGCTTTCGTCACTTTGTGAAATTATCGAAAAAGATGATTTTCATGAAATAAAAACCTCAGTAGATATCAGTATAAACGAACAACTTCCGCAGACTTTTGTTTTGCAGGCTTCGAGAACAGAAATTTTTGAACGTAATTATTGCATAGTTTTACTCGATTCGATTCAGAATGTAGTCGAGAAAAAAGAAAAAGATGCGTGGGTAAATTTGATGAAAGTGATCTCGCATGAACTTTTAAATTCGATAACGCCAATTCGTTCTATTTGTCAAAACCTGCAGGATTTGGTAGAACAGGATTCGCTTTCGGCAGAAGATTTAGAAGATATTAAAAACAGCGTAGAAACCATGTTACGTCGAAGCGATCATTTACAGAAATTTGTAGAAGGTTACCGAAAACTGGCGATGCTGCCGTCTCCTAAAAAACAAGAAACAGAACTGCAGCATTTAATTGAAAATTGTATTCAAATCATGAATCCGTTATTTAAAAAAGACGACATTGAAATTGTAAATACGATTTTACAGAAACGTATAATCAATGTCGATCAACAGCAAACAGAACAGGTAATTATTAATCTGTTGACGAATTCGATTTATGCCTTAAAAAATTCGGAACAAAAACAAATTATAATTTCGGCCGAAACTAAAGAAAACAGAACTTTTATCAGAATCATAGACAACGGTTACGGAATCGAAAAAGAAATCGAAAACAAAATTTTCCTGCCTTTCTTCACCACTCGCACCGAAGGCGCTGGAATTGGTTTAACGCTTTCTAAAAATATTATCGAAGCACATGGCGGTTATATTTCTTTTAAAACTGAAAATGGGAGGACGGTTTTTGAGATTTGTTTGGTGGAGGGATAA
- a CDS encoding sigma-54 dependent transcriptional regulator, which produces MKKTNASILIIDDQEDILFASKVYLKKYFENIYTLNNPKKVVELLAQNTVDVVLLDMNYRIGFEDGREGLYLLKEIKTLSPKTVVILMTAFGKVETAVEGLKSGAFDYILKPWENKKLLESVKQAVDKSRKEQKKSKEIEIENDFFIGNSEIIKKAYSLADKVAKTDANVLILGENGTGKFVLAHHIYNQSQRKSNPFIAVDLGSLNSNIFESELFGYAKGAFTDAKNDTPGRFEMAQNGTIFLDEIGNVPLHLQSKLLQVIQTKTVTRLGETKARPLNVRIITATNLNLKTEVADKNFREDLYYRINTMEIVLPPLRERNKDKIPLAEYLLDKMIEKYGRSEITFDKKVLEQIEKHAWNGNIREMENKIERAVILCENNVITVSDLDLETITPYDENQDDIQLSSVEKSAIEKALLKHQNNISKTADELGLSRGALYRRLEKYNININ; this is translated from the coding sequence ATGAAAAAAACAAACGCTTCAATTTTAATCATCGACGATCAGGAAGACATACTTTTTGCTTCAAAAGTGTACCTTAAAAAGTATTTTGAGAATATTTATACACTTAACAACCCCAAAAAAGTAGTCGAATTATTAGCCCAAAATACTGTTGATGTTGTTTTGCTCGACATGAATTACCGAATAGGTTTTGAAGATGGGAGAGAAGGTTTGTATTTATTAAAAGAAATAAAAACGCTTTCGCCAAAAACAGTTGTGATTTTAATGACGGCTTTTGGAAAAGTAGAAACCGCTGTGGAAGGATTAAAATCAGGTGCTTTTGATTATATTTTAAAACCGTGGGAAAATAAAAAGCTGTTAGAATCTGTAAAACAAGCAGTAGATAAATCTCGGAAAGAACAAAAAAAGAGCAAAGAGATTGAAATTGAAAATGACTTTTTTATTGGAAATTCTGAAATCATAAAAAAAGCCTATTCACTGGCTGATAAAGTGGCCAAAACAGATGCGAATGTTTTGATTTTGGGTGAAAACGGAACCGGAAAATTTGTTCTGGCGCATCATATTTACAATCAATCTCAAAGAAAAAGTAATCCTTTTATAGCCGTAGATTTAGGTTCTTTGAATTCGAATATTTTTGAAAGCGAATTATTCGGATATGCTAAAGGTGCTTTTACCGATGCCAAAAACGATACGCCCGGACGTTTTGAAATGGCGCAAAACGGAACGATTTTTTTAGATGAAATAGGGAATGTGCCACTGCATTTACAGTCAAAACTATTGCAGGTTATTCAAACCAAAACCGTAACACGATTGGGCGAAACCAAAGCAAGACCATTAAATGTCCGCATTATTACGGCAACCAATTTGAACTTAAAAACAGAAGTGGCCGATAAAAATTTCAGAGAAGATCTATATTATAGAATCAATACGATGGAAATAGTTTTGCCTCCGCTGCGTGAACGAAACAAAGATAAAATTCCGCTGGCAGAATATCTTCTGGATAAAATGATCGAAAAATACGGACGAAGTGAAATTACTTTTGATAAAAAAGTTCTGGAACAAATTGAAAAACACGCCTGGAACGGAAACATTCGCGAAATGGAAAATAAAATAGAACGCGCTGTTATTTTGTGTGAAAATAATGTGATCACGGTTTCAGATCTCGATTTAGAAACCATAACACCTTATGATGAAAATCAGGACGATATTCAACTTTCATCTGTAGAAAAATCTGCGATCGAAAAAGCACTTTTAAAACACCAAAATAATATCAGCAAAACGGCCGATGAATTAGGTCTATCACGTGGTGCGCTCTACAGACGTTTAGAAAAATACAATATCAACATCAATTAG
- a CDS encoding ABC transporter ATP-binding protein has product MIKIKNLSKVFRTEEVETRALNDISLTINQGDFVSIMGPSGSGKSTLLNIIGLLDSASGGSYTLLNQEMVGLKESLKSKARKKNIGFIFQNFNLIDELSVYDNIELPLLYINKLHSFERKKKVEEIAAILGISHRLKHFPQQLSGGQQQRVAVARALINDPEIILADEPTGNLDSKNGNEVMELLTDLHASGSTILMVTHSDYDASFSQRTILMKDGVILSEKLNQRNVDVLVTSKN; this is encoded by the coding sequence ATGATCAAAATCAAAAATCTTTCAAAAGTTTTTAGAACCGAAGAAGTAGAAACCAGAGCTTTAAATGACATTTCATTAACCATAAATCAGGGCGATTTTGTTTCGATTATGGGGCCGTCAGGAAGCGGAAAATCAACCTTATTAAATATTATCGGTCTTTTAGACAGTGCTTCGGGTGGAAGTTATACTTTGCTCAATCAGGAAATGGTGGGTTTAAAAGAAAGTTTAAAATCAAAAGCCAGAAAAAAGAATATCGGATTCATTTTTCAAAATTTTAATTTAATTGATGAATTATCGGTTTATGATAATATCGAACTTCCGCTGCTTTACATTAATAAATTGCATTCTTTTGAAAGAAAGAAAAAAGTAGAAGAGATTGCGGCTATATTGGGCATTTCGCATCGTTTGAAACATTTTCCTCAGCAGCTTTCGGGCGGGCAGCAGCAGCGTGTTGCTGTGGCAAGGGCTTTAATTAATGATCCGGAAATTATTTTGGCTGATGAACCTACGGGAAATCTGGACAGCAAAAATGGAAATGAAGTGATGGAATTACTGACGGATCTTCACGCCAGCGGCTCGACAATTTTAATGGTTACACATTCTGATTATGATGCTTCTTTTTCGCAGAGAACTATTTTGATGAAAGACGGTGTTATTCTTTCAGAAAAATTGAATCAACGAAATGTAGATGTTTTAGTAACTTCTAAAAACTAA